From Lycium ferocissimum isolate CSIRO_LF1 chromosome 12, AGI_CSIRO_Lferr_CH_V1, whole genome shotgun sequence, one genomic window encodes:
- the LOC132040895 gene encoding inactive protein RESTRICTED TEV MOVEMENT 1-like, giving the protein MDMIKFGPVGGPSKEGSTVWDEKGKGEIAKIFVSTGIGSNFILSLQFLFVENGQFVLPQRHGADYNYDLATTFTTVILDYPLEFLTGIKGTSHSNGLRSIAIVTNKGTHGPYGSERPKRRKKSN; this is encoded by the exons atggatATGATCAAGTTTGGGCCAGTGGGAGGACCATCAAAGGAGGGAAGTACTGTTTGGGATGAAAAGGGAAAAGGTGAAATAGCAAAGATTTTTGTTTCCACCGGTATTGgctcaaattttattttgtcacttcaattcctctttGTTGAGAATGGCCAATTTGTTTTGCCTCAAAGACATGGTGCTGATTACAACTATGACTTGGCTACAACCTTCACTACA GTTATATTGGATTATCCATTAGAATTTCTTACTGGGATAAAAGGTACCAGCCATTCAAACGGTTTGAGATCAATAGCAATTGTCACCAACAAAGGTACCCATGGACCATATGGCTCCGAAAGgcccaaaagaaggaagaagagcAATTAA